AAACTTGCTGCTTAGCCATGTTCACAGGCAAGGATGAGAAACGTGGCAGAGTTGGATTAGCGCAGTGTCAGCTGGCCAGGGACTGACCAGGGCTCTGGGTGAGCTGCCACACACGTGGCCTCCTCACCTACTGCAAAAATCTTACCAGCCCAGCAACATGGCCTCCAGGCTGTCAAGAAACACCAAGAGCAAACTTGCTAATTGCTCTGTCTTCACCCACCTTTTTGTTCCCAGCAAGGGATGGGCATAGTCACTGCCCTGCTGCACTCTGCAGTGGGTTCATGAccagagagcagggctgggagcaggctgCCCACTTGTGCCTATTGCTAATCAAGTAATGGATTTTGCTAGGACTCATGTGTCTGCTTGAAGGTGAACAGCGGGAGCTGCAGAGGCCATTTTGGATGTTAAAAGGTGGGATTCTACCTGTGAGCCTCAACTCCCTTTGCAGCACCAAGAGACAGGTTTCTGCTCACCAGACCACTGCAGACATGTCCTTTACCATGAGAAGGACTCCTCTAGAAGGACCTTCTCTGTCCCACTGCCTATGATGGGAGTCATGCCCCAGCCTTGGACTCCAACCCCAGAGCACACAGACTATATGTTAAAGGTATGCATTACAGCTTctctcccccccacacacccccctgAGAGTGCAGATGCCATCAGGTGTGGACCTTGCCAGCTCAGCCCCGGgtgctcagctgcaggcaggccGGGCAGGCCTCAGCTCAGGGGCCGAGCCCCACGCTGCTGTGCCCAGGCAACAGGCAGGGCACCCACACAGAGGGGGAGATGCCCTTGAGGTATCAGATATCACTCactgaaattacatttctaCAGTATTTCTTCTCTGAATCTCAGGGATGCCTAAGAGATTTCTCCTTGAGCCAgaaaactccagaaaaaaaatatttgtttgttcCCTAGATGGCAAACCCCATTCCTGGGAACAAGGAACAGCAAGTTGAGAGCTCACAAAGCGCATGACAGAGTATGGAGCACTTGTCACTTCCTCCCCAACCCAAAAGCTGCGAATGCTGTCTTACTCTGGCACAGCCCAATTTCATCACTTAGGATTTCACAAGAAAGCACGTAACTAGCAAAGGAAGGCATGCTCCTCGCCACCTTCAAGTTTTATTGAAACTAACACATAACACACAAATGGAGTGGGAGCTGTTCTACCGCACTTCGCTATCTCATATACGTTTACAGAACCTGAGCATGTAGCAATTTTATACTCAAATATTCTGTGTACTCTCATCTTAATTCATAACACTCAAAACAAATACTTTCTTGTACTTTTAGTGACATAAGAATAGGTTCCATCCATCCAAAACCAGACTCATTTGcaacattttctccttctctcccatcAACACAGTATTTCCAAAAGGCGTTGATTTTCTGAGTGCACAGTTCTCTTGCAGCTGCAGGACATTAATGAGGGACACAAGCTCTAGGTTTTCTCTGTATTCTCCAGATTCCCTTCTGCTCTCCCCAAGTACCTTATGTCACATGATTCAGGCTcttctctaggaaaaaaaagctctctTGTTTCCATGCTCATTATTTACTCATAATCTTTTACTGGCACCAAACAAAGAGAGTCAGTTTTACTGCTAATTTTTACACCAGGGACAATTATTCACTACAAACTACGTTAAGGCAGTGGACCTACTTCATGGAACTCAGGTACCCAGGGCTATGACTGATCTGGGCTGGCAAGAAAACCTCAACGATAACCCTGGGCTGCCAGCTCATCTCCTGCCAGGCATCTCAAAAGCAGCACAAGATGTCTGCAACAAGAAGACAGACTTATAAAAGCTCATACACAAATTGctgaacactgaaataaaatgctgggTATAATTAAGCAGAACACTTTGTCTAACTCATGTACACAGACCTCACctctggaaaaaataagcaTACCTATTTGCCAATAATCCACTTACAGCTGAGTGGTATCCTTTCCATCCCAAGTACCACTGCAGTATGTTAGCCATTCTTCAATTGCTCTGTTCTCTGCATGTGACATTAAGACATTGAAACAAGTTTTCAGGCACTCACTGGaacaccccaaaaaacaaacagcagtcCTTTGTAAGGTGCTGCTCATCCACACTGCTTTAAGATTTGTTTTTGGAAGGGTCAATaccttcctccagcagctgttCTGTGACAAGGGTTTCAATGGTTCACATTAAACATGCAACTTGAAGTACCTTCATACATTATTGGTGCTTCCTTATAACCCAAACAGTATGTTTGTAGCACCTCAGGGGATAAGCCCTTGGACTGACATGTCTTCTCACCCCATCAATGCACAAGTGAAACCAAGAAGGGGAGAATATGAAATCACCCAGCACAATAGAGGGAAGACAGACAACACCCAGAGCTGGCTGTTTCAGTGTCAGGTGCCGATTGCAACTCAGCTCAACTACAGACTGCTTAATAAGGCACTTGTTCAGAGAAGCAGGGAAAATCAGGTAGCACAAGCCAAAGAACTACAGGATGTGGTTTTTCTCCACTAGTAACAGGCTTGTCTTTTCTAGGACCATTCAGAGTCAAGTGACCTGCTGAGTAACAGCTGTAAGACAAAAATCATATGTATTTGATTTAAACTCCAACCAACGGGAACCAGGTTTCCAACcaaagaaagatattttcagataaaacCCACATTAATGGGGAGATCAAACTGTATCCCTGGGTTTAAGATTTTATACTTCATACCTTATTAATGTCTTCCCACATTCACTTATTACTCTATTTGCAGCAGGACAAAAGGGAAGAGCTTTTACTCTAGACTAAATctataaacatgaaaataaaaaccatgaAAATAATGTATAGCAACATATATACAGAGTGATACCTCATCTagttttcagattaaaataGCATAAAATGAGGACACAGTTTCCATTCTTAAAACACTACCAAAGTCTTAAAAAAGTGGTATCcaggtaatttttaaagataGTAATCACAGTAGATGAGTCAAGGGAATCTTAAAAAGGCCATCCTTTTTAAAAGCCATAtaaatttttttataaaggacccccccctttttttttttaattatacataTTGAAATATATTTACTCCTTGAACAAACAACAtgaaaacccaggaaaaaaatcccagtagACTCCGAttccaggagaaaaaatgaGGACAACTTAATGGCAGAAAGTGAGATGGGGAGAGGGAAACAGTCACCATTTGTTTGCCGAGTTATCAAAAATCTGCATCCAGAGTGAAGACATTGTCCACTGTTTCTGCCATAACAGCAAAACGTTGATATTCCGAAACCCGTTTCTCAaagaaatttgtttttccttccagagaaATATTCTCCATGAAATCAAAAGGATTTTCTGCATGAAAGACCTGGGGAAGGGAAACATGATCATATGGGTGATTCTGACAGGGTaacaatgctttaaaaaaaccccaacaaacaaagcAGTCAAAACCTTTCAAACTAGATCATCCCCTGCTGCAATATGCTGTAGAATCAATGGACACCCCTCTAAGCAAATTCAGCACTGTCGCTCCCCAGAAGTTTGGTCCGTGGTGAAGTTCACCTGCTCAAGGTGCTTATTATCCTTTGAGGACTGCAGCACTTGGGCACAGCCCAAGTTTCCAATTACAAACCTGCAGAGCAGATGAAGGGAAACAATGGCCTAAATTGTTCTCGCTTTCTGAAATAGTAAAGCATATATATCAATGCTGTGGTTTCAGCTGTCACTCACAGAAAGTGCAAATGCTAAATATGACCTGCTCTCAGGCACATTAGGAGAGTGATTTTCGCtgacagctttcctgggctgtcCTGGCAGGCCAGCATTTTGGGCAACTGCACCTCTTACCTTTGAGAACCCGAGCTCCATTAGTAACCGGTCTGCGACAAATTCAATGTATCGTTTCATCAAAGTGCAATTCATTCCAATCAGACCCACAGGTAATGCCTCTGTTAGAAACTCCTAAAAGTTAAATACAGATGACATTTAGAGAAATGAAatttaagaaggggaaaggagagaagacaCCTGTGTTTCACAGTAACACAATTTTGTGATACTCCAGGCTGCCAAGGCAGTTGTCTGAATAAATAACTTGTATCACTAAACTCAGGAAGGgtcttctgttttcagtagttGTTTCtatcttcctttatttttatcatgCTTTTCTGGAAAGCACAAGAATTTCTATTGCTGCCCCTCTTATCTGCCTTTCCCACTATAAGATCCCAAGCTTCAGTGTAAGCTTGAACTCCAAATTCAATAAAACCCACAGCCCATACTAGTGGGAACAGGAATAGGTCCATAAATCTTTTTTCCCTTGGCTTCCAGCCATTACAGAATGACAGATCAGAGAGCACAGGGATACATATGAGTGTTGGACTCAGCTATGTATATGTTTAGGCACCAATGCAATACCTGCCAGTGTTGTGAGGCAAAGCTGGGACTTTCACCACCATCACAGTAGTTAGATGACAATAGAAAAGTTGTAAACTACAATCCTGCCAAACAGAAGTGCAGAAACTTGTAGTTGCTGATGGGTAGCACTTCATGTCAAAGAACCTGACAGCAACCTCAGAAAAAGCCAGAGCCCAGCATGGTACACATGGCCAGAACAGACCCTGTCTTCTCCTGAGGACAAGCAGGGGTGTGTATACAGCTGGGAGAGACAAAGATCCTGAGggaaataagtaaataaactCTTCTCTAACAGACAGttgcagttggactagatgactgTTATGGGTCCTTTCCAATTGGAAGTATTCTATTTAATAGTAAATATACAGCCTATCCTCCTTTCTATCATTAAGCTGCCAGCTTCAGCTTCTCCCAGTTCCTTGACAATTGAATCAGAAAGTTTCTGACTCTTATTGTCATCATTAAGGAAGATTAAAAGGATGGTACACTGCATTAGGGATCCAGGCCTGAGCCACATATCAAATACAGAATCGCAAAAGTTAGAAGTGAATTAGTTTATTTTTGCACCTAAGGCTGGTCCTCTGCTGCCCCTGATGCTGTCACAGCCAGGCATACCTGCTCAATTTCAACAGCATTAGTGATGATCTCACGGACCCGCTCTTCTGATGGTCTGTTCACTAAATAATGGAACATTAGACAAGCAAAATCACAGTGTAGACCCTGAAGCAAAAgagaacaatgaaaaaaaacagtcagtTTTTCCCTCCTCCACATAGTTTGCTCTTACTTTGAGGCAGCCTCATTCAGGTTGAAGCTTCCAAGTCTCCTGCTTCTTTGACAGTCTTAATGTTACTACGTGTAGTGGACACTTTTAGTTTACAGACCAGTTAGTAACATCTGAAGTCCAACACATGCCACCTATGCTAAAATAACACTCAGCACACATTGTTCtccagtaaatatttttgagagCTGCTCTACTGTGAGGGATGCTACACAgagtgctgctggctgtgtcctaccctcccatcagagatgctTTTGCAGAAAGACTTCTACATCAAGAACTGCAAAACTACCTGCCAGTCAACACAGACTTTTTACGTGCTCTCTGCTTCAAGATAAGTGTACAGAAATACGTGGTTTAAGTTCTTTGCTTCTCCTCACACCACTTTCAGAAAGGATGATTCAGATTAGTCACCAAACCCAAGATTAACAAGTGCAGTTACTATGAGGAATTTGCTATGGCTACTGTGCCCCAAGTCAACCCACCTTCACATTTCACCCAGCTATCCCACACAGAGCCAAATAAATCATGTTAATTCcccagattttcagaaaagccTCCAGCAAGGATAAGAACACTTCAGGAGATGAGCAATTCATCACAGTCTGAGGAGGGTTAACAGGCAGCTGATTCAAGGGGTGCCTCAGTTTCTGTTTCAACTTGCCTGGCTACAGCTTGAGCCCCTGGCTTCAGCCATACCCACCACTGCTAGACGAGAGCACTGTGGTACCATCTCTCCTCTCAACAGCAAGGTGATTAGAGGCTATTAGCATCATGAGGGCAAATCTGGAGTGAAACCAGTCAGAAGCATTTGGCAGACTATGGTCTACCAGACAATCCAGTGCTTTTGTTAACAAGgctcaaaacaaaaccaagtagTAAAAAATTTTTCAGAAAGGCTACAAAATCCTTGTGCTTCAGCTCATGAAACAGCCCTGAAACAACATCATTTGGGAAATAACTCTCCCTTTAGGGACAGCAAtagctgcctgctgcagggctgcccatGGTCTTGTCCAGGGCATGATCACCAGCAGGATGCAGAATGTGTCTGGCTTCCCACCTGAACCAGTGTGCTCCACTGACTGGTGCTTTTAGCAGCTTTGCACCTTTAAGAATCATAGATGCACCAGCTCCAAGAAGAGCCTGGGAACAAAGGCTGCAGCTCAAAAAAACATGTTGAGCATTAACCATTTATCTGTTCAGGTGCATCAGAAAAACAGTTTGTGTAGTTTTCcattgtggatttttttttactgccacTGCTTTTGTAACAGCATTTCCTGGTTTACAATGCAGGTGCTGTGTGCACCCAGCCTTAACCCTTCCTAACAGCTCTGCAGTTGGAATTATGCCAACAGAGCTCAAGACAAACTCAGTCTTTTGCTGCTCAACTCTGCAGAGAAGTACAGTTACATTGCTGTGTAGAGGAACTTACATCTCATTCACCTGACAGTCATCCTTTTAACAAACAAATACTTCCTCACTCAAATGGATCAGTTTGCGATGACTCACAGAAACGGAAGACAAAAGAAAGGCTGGAGAACTGTTTGGTTTTACTTACTGGTTATATCACTTTCTTCAAAAGtgtcttttaaattaaaggCATCTTGTAAGATTCCTCCTATCAAATCGGTTTATCTAATCCATGGAAATTACTTCCATTATGATAAAGCTCTTCATTGTTTTGGACCAACTCTGGGAAGTCAAAACCACTAGCATGTTTATACTGCATACAAAACTggtctttctgctttttcagtgcTGACAGTGCCCTAAGTTGTGCAGTGCCTTAAAGACAGGTCCCAACCGTCAGCAACTGCTGCCAACTGGCAGGCAGTGGTGCAGGAAGCAGTGAAAAGAAAGGGCACTGGTCAGCACCTGGCCTGCCACCTGTTCAGTGTGCTGACATGCAGCCCCTCAGACACATCACATCCTAATCTAAGCAGCACTCCCCTCTAATGCAGACATGTAGCTGCCTCCTCCCAGGAGATCCTCAGGCTGTGAAGTAACACAAGAACATGGAGAGGAATGATACCAGGCCACAGATGGAGCAAGCTGTCTGCAAGCTATGGGACCCACAGCTAGGGGCAAATGGGGAGTGGTACAAGGAGGCTGCTTGAGCCTGACTGAAGCAGTTAAGGCAGAGCAAGGCCAGGAGTCACATCCTGTCCCAAGTAAGCTTCCAATGCAGCTGAGGGCCATGCAATTCCACACCAGTCCTTGAGCAGCCAGGCCTCTGCCTCCCTtcacagcacaggaaaacaaagaaacccttCAATCCAAAAAGTCCACCTTTTTGATCATACAGTGCATTGAGTTATTGCGAATATTTATGTTTACTCCCTTTGAAAACAGGTATTTCTGCTGAGGGACATAGCAGCACCTAGGCTTTAAATTAATTAGTAACTCCTAGCTAGAGGtttgcttcttttcccttttaaaaatattctgggaATAGCCTGCTCCTTAGCAGGACTCCAGTCTTCCTACATGCCAGCAgttgcagctcctctgccaggctgcagaagcaggGCCGGGCACTTGCTCTAGGGAAATGAAGTCTCTTGTCTGTGCTGCCTAGGAGGTGAGGCTAGAGCAGGTGCAGGCAGGTAACTGCAGGAGAAGCTCtagggagcagggctgcagttACCTGGCAGGTATCCAGGACCTACCAGGACCTTTCCTGAaaagccctgctgctggctaACAGAGAATATACTCAGtcttccaccacctccttggtCTCCAGTACTATCAGCATTAAAAAGGCTCCATCTCAGGaacagcctgttctagtgggaggtgtccctgtccatgcagggaagttggaacttgatgatctttaaggtcccttacaactccaaacattctgtgattctgtgatatgcaGAAATGCAGCCCCTATTCATTACTGGATTCTGTTTCCCTGGTTCCCACCCAAACACTGCCTTCTGCTCTCTTCATACTCCCTTCAGCCTGCCCTGTGAAAAGAGGTGGGCTGCTCTGGTAAGACTATGGGATCTTTATGAATATGATTCTTCCTTTCCCCATGAAAGTCCCTTTTCTTCCCAGACAGTATGTAGGACATGATACATTACCTCATCTCTGCTAATAAGCTCATTGGAGAAAGTCAGTCCAGGCATCAGGCCCCTCTTCTTCAACCAAAATATAGCAGCAAAAGAACCCGAAAAGAAGATGCCTTCAACAGCAGCAAAGGCAACCACTCTCTCACCTGTTTAACATTAACACATTTTCAGTTAGACACAAAATAGTGTATTGTTTGACAGCAAGATACACCATGTGCATCAGACAGAGGCTGAAGTGGAGCAATTCCATTTGCAGCACCAGGTGCTGTCTCTGACCACATCTTTCAGCAGATCCCAAAGCATACAGGGTCTACACATGCAGCAGCACTTAACCACAGGCAACCCCAGCAGAACTGAAGAACCAGGGCACCCACTGAAACTGTCACAGGCCAGAAGGGAAAGAACATAATTGTCCAAAGGGACCAAGACCTAAGCACTCCTTCATCTCTTACTGCtaaaaggcaggaaaatggTTGTGtaactaagagaaaaaaaaaaaaaaactgagagaagagctgagctcctataaattaagaaaaaaacactacaccttaatttctgtttgttgAGAATCTACATAAACCCACATTCTTACAAGAAGAACACAGAACATAAATTCATCAAGACACAAATAACTATTTCTATTAGCCCACGTGTCATTGCACTTTTCATCCAAGGAAAGAACAACATTGctggtcccagttctccctGCTCCCTacaggaatgtttttcttcagactatAAAACCATCTGACTGCTTGGTGAAGACATGTCATTCAATGTActctattttaaaaaccttCACAAGATCCTTGGGTATATTCTAACATGAATAGCTTCTGGATTAAGTGCTGGTGCCTTTTCCCAGTGAGAACTGCACaggattttgtttaaaaaataaaataaccccAAAACAGCCAATGTCCCACTTCTGCGAGATGCAAATGCCATCTGCTGGCTCATCTGAAGAAATTCAAGTCAGGAAAATAGCATGAAGAGCAACACAGACTTAAAAGTATCACAGAACTTactaaggaaaataatttgtctaGTAACACTAAAAATCTCCTAGGTTACTTCTAGAAGGGAGTGGAGGCCTGCTGCTCCTACAATGTAGCTTGAATGAAGCACAAGACCAACTATCAGTATCTTTTTTACCACATTCCACCTGACTAGCTATCAAACACGTGAGttcaactgaaacaaaaattgcCCACCAGCAACACCCCATAACATGATCACAGGTTGTCCACAGAACAGACACAGCATAAGAAATCAACCAAAGCTGCAGAGATGTGGTTGCAGGGCAGGTCCCCAATCTTGGAAGAAacaccaagcaaaaaaaccagCCACTTTCATATACTGTATCTCATAATCCCTAAACTGTAAAGATCTGGGCCTTCCAAATGTTCTAAACTTGGGAAGTTTTCTCAATAAGATGAAAAAGTAGAAGAGTAGAAATGTACTTTACAAAAATGTGGATAGGATGCATGAAAtttgggggcagggggatgggTGGGAGGGTTGCTTTTTCAGTTAGGGAACCTCCTGATACCTGCCACATGCCATCCTGCTGGGAGCCAAATGAAGGAGATGAAGAAGGGACTCCACACACAGCAAGCAAAGCCAGactggagaggcagcaggatgCTCAAGGACAGGAGAATCTACAGCTACAGAAAGAACCCCACTCAAACAAGAGTGGTGAACAACAGATGCTGCAAAAGAATGATATTCAGATGTATTTTGTTCATCTGGCTGAATGTCTCCATCTCCTACACTTTCTCTAAGTATAGAGGATGTGTAGTTTAGAAAATTCAACAGAGTCTGCCCATTATTAATTTTAGCTACCACACATCCTTCAGTCAACATCATAGGCTGAGTGCCGAACATGGGAAAGGATGCCCTGCACCACACAGATGGAAGCTGAGCCAGCGTCCCAGCTCTAAAATGAGATGCAGAAACTAGAAACCTAGTcccaacagcaaaacagaaacactaGAGACAGATCATTCTCGAATCTTTTTTGTCCAGGCTCATCTGTGCTGTTGCAAAAAATGGTTAAATCATAAAAATTTGTCCATATATGAACATGAACACAGAAAAAGCCCAGACTTGCAAGATTTCAGCTGCCCAGTTCTCAAAACTGGAGTACAAAATAAGAGCCAACTGGAAGAAATATTCAGAACTCATAGAAAACAAGGTCTACAAGCAAATGTTGAAGGAACTAGAGTTGTTCAgtataaagacaaaaaaagacagagacaCATGCTTTTCATAACGTGTTTCTTCTGTGCATTGCCATTACTATACAATTAATTTACTTGTAGTTCTTTAGTTAAACCAGAGACCCTGAAGCCACTGGATCACCCGTGAAGAATTTTGTCTCATGTTCCAGGAATGCAGCAGAGGATTAGTTTGTGACATGTGCAACAAAACCAAGTTTTTAAGAAGCTACATACCAAAAGTAGATTCTTTGTCTTCAACCCACTTTAAAGCCCAGTCTGCTTTCTTCTTGACACACGGCATTGTTTCAATAGCATTAAATAAGAAATCcctaaaggaaaacaaacaaacaaacaaacaaaaaacaaagagaaaacatcaACATAATAATAAGTGAGTTACATAAACCTGCCTTGGTTGTCCCTCCTGGTTCCACCAGACAGAAGAACCCATAACACTAGGCTCTCAACTCACCCAAGTAAGAGACTGTTACCACCCCAAAAGGGTGATGATCTCTGATGACAAGGGCACAGGGAGATAAATCCAAGGTCTCAGAGAAGGTGAGCTGTAGTGATGGGAGGTGAACTCAAACATCCCATCCTAGGAGTGTCCACTCACCAGACCACGCTGCCTCTCAGATTTCAATCCAGATGGCAGCCACTTCATAGCCATTGAGCTAAACCTCATCTTGCCCAACTCCACAAAAGGAACGGGGCCACTTCCTATGAGCACAGACTCTGTTCCCGTGCTAAACACCTGAAAGGAAACCTTGCAGCCCTTCCACTGTCACTATACAGGATGCTACGGTGGGAAACCAAGTTCTGTCTGACCATCACCATGGTGGAGTCTCTGAGGGAAAGTGCTTCTGTTCAAATGTATTGCCATTTGGACTAGGAAGTTTTCCAGACTTCCTGCAATCAGAGGTTTATACAAACATTAACTTACCTCCTGACACTCCCACACAAGTCTGTTGGTCAGTAATACTTCACTCCATGTTGGGAGTCAGGCATGCAGGCCTTGAAAGCTTTAAGGAACCATGCCCAACTTCCCCAGATGCTG
This Apus apus isolate bApuApu2 chromosome 2, bApuApu2.pri.cur, whole genome shotgun sequence DNA region includes the following protein-coding sequences:
- the RRM2B gene encoding ribonucleoside-diphosphate reductase subunit M2 B, translating into MGERRGKAALQEAAGPQRSSAPSAAENGLDPDEEPLLRKNPRRFVIFPIQYPDIWKMYKQAQASFWTAEEVDLSKDLPHWNKLKADEKYFLSHVLAFFAASDGIVNENLVARFSQEVQIPEARCFYGFQILIENVHSEMYSLLIDTYIKDPEKRDFLFNAIETMPCVKKKADWALKWVEDKESTFGERVVAFAAVEGIFFSGSFAAIFWLKKRGLMPGLTFSNELISRDEGLHCDFACLMFHYLVNRPSEERVREIITNAVEIEQEFLTEALPVGLIGMNCTLMKRYIEFVADRLLMELGFSKVFHAENPFDFMENISLEGKTNFFEKRVSEYQRFAVMAETVDNVFTLDADF